A genomic window from Halogeometricum sp. S3BR5-2 includes:
- a CDS encoding glycosyltransferase family 2 protein has translation MREDLDSDTGSDPASAPLVSVVIPAYGRPEYLPEAVRSVVEQTYDAVEILVVDDCSPDPVEPALTAFVEDPAVDLTVVRHPVNRGANAARNTGIEESSGEFVAFLDDDDYWRPEKLERFVDAFERAGPGVGVVYGGVDVVDGDGETVRSVRSSRRDDVTKALLRGENVVGGFSNPVVRRSVVEAAGPTDTRFPSWQDREWYLRLSTHCEFEYVDEQLTVRRMASHGQISDDFERKRDVSFPLFVHKHRSTAAEYGMERRFVAERSRAVAAAAIRTGNFRSALPFLLRSLFYYPLDWKTYAFLALALAGPSTLERVRRVRRRVGV, from the coding sequence ATGAGAGAGGACCTCGATTCCGACACCGGGTCCGACCCGGCTTCCGCCCCCCTCGTCAGCGTCGTGATTCCGGCGTACGGCCGCCCGGAGTACCTCCCCGAGGCCGTCCGGAGCGTCGTCGAACAGACGTACGACGCCGTCGAGATTCTGGTCGTCGACGACTGCTCGCCCGACCCCGTCGAACCGGCGCTGACGGCGTTCGTCGAGGACCCCGCGGTGGACCTCACCGTCGTCCGCCACCCCGTGAACCGGGGGGCTAACGCCGCGCGCAACACGGGCATCGAGGAGTCGAGCGGCGAGTTCGTCGCCTTCCTCGACGACGACGACTACTGGCGTCCCGAGAAACTCGAGCGGTTCGTCGACGCCTTCGAACGCGCCGGGCCGGGCGTGGGCGTCGTCTACGGCGGCGTCGACGTGGTGGACGGCGACGGCGAGACGGTCCGGTCGGTCCGCTCCTCGCGCCGAGACGACGTAACGAAGGCGTTACTTCGCGGGGAGAACGTCGTCGGCGGGTTCTCGAACCCCGTCGTCCGCCGGTCGGTCGTCGAGGCGGCGGGCCCCACGGACACCCGTTTTCCGAGTTGGCAGGACCGCGAGTGGTACCTCCGCCTGTCGACGCACTGCGAGTTCGAGTACGTCGACGAACAGTTGACGGTCCGACGGATGGCCTCTCACGGGCAGATAAGCGACGATTTCGAACGCAAGCGCGACGTGTCGTTCCCGCTGTTCGTCCACAAGCATCGCTCGACGGCCGCGGAGTACGGGATGGAACGCCGCTTCGTGGCCGAGCGGTCGCGCGCGGTGGCCGCGGCGGCGATTCGAACGGGTAACTTTCGGTCGGCGCTCCCGTTCCTCCTGCGGTCGCTGTTCTACTACCCGCTGGACTGGAAGACGTACGCGTTTCTCGCGCTGGCGCTGGCCGGTCCGTCGACGCTCGAACGCGTCAGGCGCGTCCGGCGGCGAGTCGGGGTCTGA
- a CDS encoding glycosyltransferase family 2 protein, translated as MDVPARLGPEMRECVSRCVVVNEDVAADASVVVVTYRTPAEVFEPVLEALDDQTASNYEIVVVANGTDADVESTVAESEHVRLFVELDRNYGVTVGRNLGAKLARGELLLFLDDDGVPERDFVAAHRRAHAEHDIVAARGRVLPKHDTVYTRIQSHYDLGDEPFPYFINVEGNTSFDRKTYLDAGGYDENLADRAGHEGIELTHRLMQDGIRRDQIIYYPDAVIYHDYANSFVEYIRKRTGRNPNLEYLFEHRPEIFEFAASYDPPVTSPELRTRDKVKFLALSGVRRVVDFVM; from the coding sequence ATGGACGTGCCAGCGCGGCTCGGACCCGAGATGCGCGAGTGCGTCTCCCGATGCGTGGTCGTCAACGAGGACGTCGCCGCCGACGCCTCCGTCGTCGTCGTCACCTATCGGACGCCCGCCGAGGTGTTCGAGCCGGTGTTGGAGGCGCTCGACGACCAGACGGCCTCGAACTACGAGATAGTCGTCGTCGCCAACGGCACCGACGCGGACGTCGAATCGACCGTCGCGGAGTCCGAACACGTCCGCCTGTTCGTCGAACTCGACCGCAACTACGGCGTGACGGTCGGTCGAAACCTCGGCGCGAAACTCGCTCGCGGGGAACTCCTCCTGTTCCTCGACGACGACGGCGTCCCGGAACGGGACTTCGTGGCGGCCCACCGGCGCGCGCACGCGGAACACGATATCGTCGCGGCGCGCGGCCGCGTCCTCCCGAAGCACGACACCGTGTATACGCGGATTCAGAGCCACTACGACCTCGGAGACGAGCCGTTTCCCTACTTCATCAACGTCGAGGGAAACACCTCGTTCGACCGGAAGACGTACCTCGACGCCGGCGGTTACGACGAGAACCTCGCCGACCGGGCGGGGCACGAGGGTATCGAACTGACCCACCGGCTGATGCAGGACGGGATTCGACGCGACCAGATCATCTACTATCCGGACGCCGTCATCTACCACGACTACGCGAACTCGTTCGTCGAGTACATCCGCAAGCGGACGGGCCGAAACCCGAACTTGGAGTACCTCTTCGAGCACCGCCCGGAGATATTCGAGTTCGCCGCCTCCTACGACCCGCCGGTCACCTCCCCCGAACTCCGCACGCGCGACAAGGTGAAGTTCCTCGCGCTGAGCGGCGTCCGCCGCGTCGTCGACTTCGTGATGTGA
- a CDS encoding NAD-dependent epimerase/dehydratase family protein, with protein MNTVDIEDQTVVITGGAGFIGSHIADALVPENDVRVLDDCSTGYRENVPEGAELVSGDVRDEDVVSAAVEGADLVFHEAAEVSVQRSVEQPKRSNEVNVGGTLNVLEAARDADARVVMASSCAIYGVPDSVPLSETDRLGPRSPYGVDKAAIDSYAEVYHEQYGLETVALRYFNAYGPRQTAGEYSGVISIFLDQARRGEPITVEGEGDQTRDFVHVSDVVRANLAAATTDAVGEAYNVGTGEETSIETLAETVKRAAGSDSDIVHVEGREGDIPRSVADLSKSRESLGYEPTVSLEEGLRTLVDDE; from the coding sequence ATGAACACAGTAGATATCGAAGATCAGACGGTCGTCATCACCGGCGGCGCGGGATTCATCGGCAGTCACATCGCCGACGCCCTCGTCCCGGAGAACGACGTCCGCGTGTTGGACGACTGTTCGACCGGGTACCGAGAAAACGTCCCCGAGGGCGCGGAACTCGTCTCCGGGGACGTCCGCGACGAAGACGTCGTCTCGGCCGCCGTCGAGGGCGCAGACCTGGTGTTCCACGAGGCCGCGGAGGTCAGCGTCCAACGGAGCGTCGAACAGCCCAAACGGAGCAACGAGGTCAACGTCGGCGGAACGCTGAACGTCCTCGAAGCCGCCAGAGACGCCGACGCGCGGGTCGTCATGGCCTCGAGTTGCGCCATCTACGGCGTCCCGGACTCGGTGCCGCTCTCGGAGACCGACCGACTCGGTCCGCGGTCGCCGTACGGCGTCGACAAAGCCGCTATCGACTCCTACGCCGAGGTCTACCACGAACAGTACGGACTCGAGACGGTCGCGCTCCGCTACTTCAACGCCTACGGGCCGCGGCAGACGGCCGGCGAGTACAGCGGCGTCATCAGCATCTTCCTCGACCAGGCGCGCCGCGGCGAACCCATCACCGTCGAGGGCGAGGGCGACCAGACGCGCGATTTCGTCCACGTCAGCGACGTGGTGCGCGCGAACCTCGCGGCGGCCACCACCGACGCCGTCGGCGAGGCGTACAACGTCGGTACCGGCGAGGAGACGAGCATCGAGACGCTCGCGGAGACGGTCAAGCGCGCGGCCGGCAGCGACAGCGACATCGTCCACGTCGAGGGCCGCGAGGGCGACATCCCGCGGAGCGTCGCCGACCTCTCGAAGTCCCGCGAGTCGCTGGGGTACGAACCCACCGTCTCGCTCGAAGAGGGACTCCGGACGCTCGTCGACGACGAGTAG
- a CDS encoding glycosyltransferase, producing the protein MRVLNLVVEESAPFFQQQEKILERRGIECETIEVPGSHDTEHTRTAADYLRFHAPVLKKSRQFDIVHANYGLTAPAALLQPTRPVVLSLWGSDLLGWTGPVSKACARLSDAVIVMSDEMAEAYGGDCEVIPHGIDMRLFEPRSTREAREEVGWSHDARHVLFPYSPGRELKDHPRAERVVERVDEEFDEAVELHAVHGVPHDTIPTYMNAADALLMTSKREGSPNTVKEALACNLPVVSTDVGDVRNLLSGVDPSFACETDAELVDALVETLRRGERSNGRETVEHLRLETMGERIENVYRRALESR; encoded by the coding sequence ATGCGGGTTCTCAATCTCGTAGTCGAAGAGTCGGCGCCCTTCTTTCAACAGCAGGAGAAAATCCTCGAACGGCGAGGTATCGAGTGCGAGACGATAGAGGTGCCGGGGAGTCACGACACCGAGCACACCCGCACCGCCGCCGACTACCTCCGATTTCACGCTCCGGTGCTGAAGAAGTCCCGGCAGTTCGACATCGTCCACGCGAACTACGGACTCACCGCCCCCGCGGCGCTGTTACAGCCCACGCGGCCCGTCGTGCTGTCGCTGTGGGGGAGCGACCTCTTGGGCTGGACGGGTCCGGTGAGCAAAGCCTGCGCCCGTCTCTCGGACGCCGTCATCGTGATGAGCGACGAGATGGCCGAGGCGTACGGCGGCGACTGCGAGGTCATCCCCCACGGTATCGACATGCGACTGTTCGAGCCCCGGTCGACGCGCGAGGCGCGGGAGGAGGTGGGCTGGAGCCACGACGCCCGACACGTGCTGTTCCCGTACTCGCCCGGCCGGGAACTGAAAGACCACCCCCGAGCGGAGCGAGTGGTCGAACGCGTCGACGAGGAGTTCGACGAGGCGGTCGAACTCCACGCGGTCCACGGCGTCCCGCACGATACGATACCGACGTACATGAACGCCGCCGACGCGCTCTTGATGACCTCGAAGCGCGAGGGGTCGCCGAACACGGTCAAAGAGGCGCTCGCGTGCAACCTCCCCGTCGTCTCCACCGACGTCGGCGACGTGCGTAACCTCCTCTCCGGCGTCGACCCGTCGTTCGCATGCGAGACGGACGCGGAACTCGTCGACGCCCTCGTCGAGACGCTCCGACGCGGCGAGCGCTCCAACGGGCGCGAGACGGTCGAGCACCTGCGCCTGGAGACGATGGGCGAGCGCATCGAAAACGTCTACCGGCGCGCGCTGGAGTCAAGATAG
- a CDS encoding DUF354 domain-containing protein, with the protein MKVLVTIQHPAHVHFFKHSIRELEARGHEVRVVAREYDVAIELLEEYGIDHQVLAGHVDTTFDMVKVQLQYEARILDIARKWKPDVITAIGGIAAAHVSAVVGARSVVWTDSPVGSNRITVPFADFVCTPRKFRDDFGEKHVRYDGFHELAYLRPEYFEPDHDALREHGVEPDEPYFLLRFGTMKAHHDIGQKGMSLAVKERLVDLLSEHGEVYIMSVAKKLPDSLSQYALQTPVHLSHSLLDAADMFVTDTHTMATESAILGTPVIRTNSFAGEGDMSNFVEFQERYGLMYSTPDGEEAVEKARSWLERPESEREIGKRRRRLLDDTIDVARFVTDAVEAAGRPDATPADIRGVRDSDPVRRPTERNPA; encoded by the coding sequence ATGAAGGTACTCGTCACGATACAACATCCCGCACACGTTCACTTCTTCAAGCATTCTATCCGGGAACTCGAAGCCCGCGGCCACGAGGTCCGCGTCGTCGCGCGCGAGTACGACGTGGCCATCGAACTCCTCGAGGAGTACGGCATCGACCATCAAGTGCTCGCCGGGCACGTCGACACCACGTTCGACATGGTCAAAGTCCAACTCCAGTACGAGGCGCGCATCCTCGACATCGCCCGGAAGTGGAAACCGGACGTGATAACGGCCATCGGCGGTATCGCCGCGGCGCACGTCTCCGCGGTCGTCGGCGCTCGCAGCGTCGTCTGGACCGACAGCCCCGTCGGGTCGAACCGCATCACCGTGCCGTTCGCCGACTTCGTCTGCACCCCGCGGAAATTCCGCGACGACTTCGGCGAGAAGCACGTCCGCTACGACGGCTTCCACGAACTCGCCTACCTCCGCCCGGAGTACTTCGAACCGGACCACGACGCCCTGCGCGAACACGGGGTCGAACCCGACGAACCGTACTTCCTGCTCCGGTTCGGGACGATGAAGGCCCACCACGACATCGGTCAGAAGGGGATGTCGCTCGCCGTCAAGGAACGCCTCGTCGATCTGCTGTCCGAGCACGGGGAGGTGTACATCATGAGCGTCGCAAAGAAGCTCCCCGACTCGCTGTCGCAGTACGCCTTGCAGACGCCCGTCCACCTCTCGCACTCGCTGCTCGACGCCGCGGACATGTTCGTCACCGACACCCACACGATGGCCACCGAATCCGCCATCCTCGGGACGCCCGTCATCCGGACGAACTCGTTCGCCGGCGAGGGCGACATGAGCAACTTCGTCGAGTTCCAGGAGCGATACGGGTTGATGTACTCCACGCCCGACGGCGAGGAGGCGGTCGAGAAGGCCCGGTCGTGGCTCGAACGGCCGGAGAGCGAGCGCGAAATCGGAAAGCGGCGGCGACGGCTGCTGGACGACACCATAGACGTCGCGCGGTTCGTCACGGACGCCGTCGAGGCGGCCGGGCGGCCGGACGCGACGCCCGCCGACATCCGCGGCGTCCGAGACTCCGACCCCGTCCGCCGACCGACCGAACGGAACCCGGCGTGA